GGGACAGCATTTGGGTTGGGGAAGTATGAGATAACGAAAGACAAATAATTACTTCTCTTTAGAAAAGGGGGGGCGTGGGGGATTTTTCAAAGAAAACATTGCCACAATATTGTTTTCCTTGAAGGGATATTGTAAAAGGTTTAAGCTTGACTTATGAAAGAGTCAAAATTCAAAGAAGTCTTTATATTTGTAGCTGGAACCACACCACAAATAATAACAGAAACTATCTATGCCTTAATCCATAAAAAGCCTCCAGTTTACCCAGAAGAAATCTTTGTTATTACAACTTCTCATGGAAAGAAACTTATTAGGAAAAACCTTATTGATTCCGGAAGATTTTCAGAGTTCTGCAAAGAATTCGGCATACAGGAATCTTTGCTAAATCAAGATTCCATAATCGTGGTAAAAGACAGCAAAGGCAATGAACTTGATGATGTAAGAAACGGACAGGAAAACGAATGTCTTGGTGATTTCATCACAGAATTTATCAAGGAAAAAGCATCTGAACACTCTACAAGACTTCATTGCTCTCTTGCTGGTGGAAGAAAAACTATGAGCTTTTATTTAGGCAGTGCCCTCCAGCTATTTGGAAGACCATGGGATAAGCTTTATCATGTGCTGGTATCACCAGAATTTGAATCTAATCCAGATTTCTATTACAAGCCAAAGAAAAATAAAGTCTTTAAAAAAGATGCAAAAGAACTCCATACAAAAGATGCGGAGATATTCCTTGCAGAACTGCCTTTTATTATACTCAGGGAAAAAATACCCCTCAACGATAAAAGTTTTAGAAAGCTTGTTGAGGAAGGACAAAAAGAGATTGATACGGCGCTAACACAGCCTTTTATCAGCATAAGATTAAAAGAAGGAATTGTTTCTATTGGAAATAAAAACATCGAACTCAAACCTTTTCATATAGTTTTTATACCCACCTACTCAGACAGAAACTTGAAAGATGCCCTTATCCTGATAAGCTCTACTGTGGGAATTGCTATGACTGTTTTATTCAAATTAATGACCTTGCTGCCCCGGGAATTA
This region of Nitrospirota bacterium genomic DNA includes:
- a CDS encoding TIGR02584 family CRISPR-associated protein; amino-acid sequence: MKESKFKEVFIFVAGTTPQIITETIYALIHKKPPVYPEEIFVITTSHGKKLIRKNLIDSGRFSEFCKEFGIQESLLNQDSIIVVKDSKGNELDDVRNGQENECLGDFITEFIKEKASEHSTRLHCSLAGGRKTMSFYLGSALQLFGRPWDKLYHVLVSPEFESNPDFYYKPKKNKVFKKDAKELHTKDAEIFLAELPFIILREKIPLNDKSFRKLVEEGQKEIDTALTQPFISIRLKEGIVSIGNKNIELKPFHIVFIPTYSDRNLKDALILISSTVGIAMTVLFKLMTLLPREL